From Calothrix sp. PCC 6303, a single genomic window includes:
- a CDS encoding CHAT domain-containing protein produces MKKLVVLKFDGNFELGFQVNLEIANEGQRAYRTTTGNLPENISIPQLLNNWHEIYCSRYSQFRIKSGGSRRVNMESLNQECTRESINLLASFNQWLKAESFTSIVNSLKELNPQDEIRVIITTSCHELRQLPWHLWHILINFPLLEVALSSPNAERGERVLRDKIRILIILGDSSNIDVEADKKLLHNFCGDDAEIVLLNQPSRGDLNNYLQDDLGWDILFFSGHSQTQNPTTPVATTGGTPATHWLPNPLPASEEGAKNQMYGNLSNGEEGVKNQMHGNLSNGEDGVKNQMEGRIYLNNHDSLTIAELRDALQVAIQKRLQIAFFNSCDGLGIAYELEQLHIPQVIVMREPVPDIVAQEFLKYFLQEFTGGKSLYISVRNARVELQQLESEFPCASWLPVIVQNQTEIPPTWQSLGIISFCPYQGLSAFKEENAEYFFGRDKATASLVSAVNSNPFVAVVGASGSGKSSLVFAGLIPQLRQDNNWLILSFRPGKNPFAALAVALVSALNLPDNERRLAELELDVNLQRDSTTLEQFITNLTHQYGDRDAIYRVSTLSPRILIIIDQFEEIYTLCTNAEERKVFLDGLLQAVNNAPFFNLLLTLRADFLSRALDDYEPFGRALQQYQLEPVVRMNREELETAITLPARQLGFEFEEGLYNTIIDDIEDGDGRLPLLEFTLTQLWKQQYAGKLTHQAYDKIGGVEQALANYADMVYADLSAEERETAQRVFIQLVQPGEGTEDTRRLATSEEVGGENWDLVTRLADKRLVVTNRDELSHEETVEVVHEALIRHWGRLRGWMQENRKFRIWQQGLMVALQQWVESGKDEGALLRGVTLAVAEDWLKQRGGEVSKPQRWFIEKGVELRERERKQKERLRRSVIAGLVCGLVVISGFAGVSDFSRTDAVIGRLSSSAEKYFEIHDQEAAVAEAIKGGKMLRGSIWKPWIGGETQMQAISTLREVVDEFHIRTLKGHTDSVRSVSFSPDGKTLASASDDNTVKLWDINSGQEIKTFKGHTNSVSSVSFSPDGKTLASASDDKTVKLWDINSGKEIKTIPGHTDSVRSVSFSPDGKTLASGSGDNTVKLWDINSGKEIKTFKGHTNSVSSVSFSPDGKTLASASWDKTVKLWDINSGKEIKTFKGRTDIVNSVSFSPDGKTLASASSETVSEGTLKLWDINSGKEIKTLKGHTSIVSSVSFSPDGKTLASASDDSTVKLWDINTGKEIKTLKGHTSMVYSVSFSPDGKTLASASGDNTVKLWDINSGKEIKTVKGHTGSVNSVSFSPDGKTLASASWESTVNLWDIHSGKEIKTLIGHTGVLTSVSFSPDGKTLASASDDSTVKLWDINTGKEIKTFKGHTDVVTSVSFSPDGKTLASASHDNTVKLWDINTGREIKTLKGHKDRVKSVSFSPDGKTLASASHDNTVKLWDINTGKEIKTLKGHTSMVHSVSFSPDGKTLASSSQDNTVKLWDINSGKEIKTVKGHTGSVNSVSFSPDGKTLASASDDSTVKLWDIKTGREIKTFKGHTPFVSSISFSPDGKTLASASRTLDNKTIILWNLNLDDLLVKGCGLIQGYLQNNPDVSREDKHLCDNIKTIRKS; encoded by the coding sequence ATGAAAAAGCTAGTTGTTCTAAAATTTGATGGCAATTTTGAATTGGGGTTTCAAGTCAATTTAGAAATCGCAAATGAAGGGCAACGGGCTTATAGAACCACTACAGGCAACTTACCAGAAAATATTAGTATTCCGCAATTATTAAATAACTGGCACGAGATATATTGCAGTCGATATAGTCAATTTAGGATTAAATCTGGCGGGAGTCGTCGGGTTAATATGGAATCTTTAAATCAAGAATGTACGAGAGAATCTATAAACTTACTTGCTAGTTTTAATCAATGGTTGAAGGCAGAATCTTTTACCTCTATTGTCAATTCTCTCAAAGAACTAAATCCTCAAGATGAAATCAGAGTAATAATTACGACTTCTTGCCATGAATTACGTCAGCTACCTTGGCATCTGTGGCATATTTTAATTAATTTTCCACTGCTAGAGGTGGCTTTAAGTTCGCCAAATGCTGAAAGAGGGGAAAGAGTATTACGAGACAAGATTAGAATTTTAATTATTCTGGGGGATAGTTCAAATATTGATGTTGAAGCTGATAAAAAGCTGTTGCATAATTTCTGTGGTGATGATGCGGAAATTGTTTTATTAAATCAACCATCACGGGGGGATTTGAATAATTATTTGCAAGATGATTTGGGTTGGGATATTTTATTTTTCTCTGGACATTCGCAGACGCAGAACCCCACCACGCCAGTTGCTACAACCGGGGGAACCCCGGCAACGCACTGGCTCCCCAACCCGCTCCCCGCTAGCGAGGAGGGGGCTAAGAATCAGATGTACGGCAACCTCTCTAATGGTGAGGAGGGGGTTAAAAATCAGATGCATGGCAACCTCTCTAATGGTGAGGATGGGGTTAAGAATCAGATGGAGGGGAGAATTTATTTAAATAATCACGATAGTTTGACGATCGCAGAATTGCGGGATGCTTTACAAGTTGCTATTCAAAAACGTTTGCAAATCGCATTTTTTAATTCTTGCGATGGTTTGGGGATTGCTTATGAGTTGGAACAATTGCATATTCCCCAGGTAATTGTGATGCGAGAACCTGTACCGGATATAGTTGCACAGGAGTTTTTGAAGTATTTTCTGCAAGAGTTTACTGGTGGAAAGTCGCTGTATATTTCGGTGAGAAATGCGCGGGTTGAATTACAACAACTAGAGTCAGAATTTCCCTGTGCTAGTTGGCTTCCGGTAATTGTTCAAAATCAAACGGAAATACCACCAACTTGGCAAAGTTTGGGGATAATTTCGTTTTGTCCCTATCAAGGTTTGAGTGCGTTTAAGGAAGAAAATGCCGAGTATTTTTTTGGTAGGGATAAAGCAACCGCGAGTCTAGTTTCTGCTGTGAATAGTAACCCTTTTGTGGCTGTGGTTGGTGCTTCGGGTAGTGGGAAATCTTCGCTGGTGTTTGCTGGGTTAATTCCGCAATTGCGTCAGGATAATAATTGGTTGATTTTATCGTTTCGTCCCGGTAAAAATCCTTTTGCTGCTTTGGCTGTAGCGTTAGTTTCGGCGTTAAATTTACCAGACAATGAGCGACGTTTGGCTGAGTTGGAATTGGATGTAAATTTGCAGCGCGATTCGACTACTTTGGAACAGTTTATTACCAACCTCACACACCAATACGGAGACAGAGACGCAATATATCGCGTCTCTACATTATCACCACGTATCTTGATAATTATTGACCAATTTGAGGAAATTTATACTCTGTGTACGAATGCGGAAGAACGCAAAGTTTTCTTGGATGGTTTGCTACAAGCGGTTAATAACGCACCATTCTTTAACTTATTACTCACCTTGCGGGCGGATTTTTTATCTAGGGCGTTGGATGATTATGAGCCTTTTGGTCGAGCGTTACAACAGTATCAACTAGAACCTGTGGTGCGGATGAATCGGGAGGAATTGGAAACAGCCATTACACTCCCCGCGAGACAATTGGGTTTTGAGTTTGAGGAGGGTTTGTATAATACCATAATTGATGATATCGAAGATGGGGATGGGCGTTTGCCGTTGTTGGAATTTACCCTGACTCAGTTGTGGAAGCAGCAATATGCAGGAAAGTTGACTCATCAAGCATATGACAAAATTGGCGGGGTGGAGCAAGCGCTGGCGAATTATGCAGATATGGTTTATGCAGACTTGAGCGCGGAGGAACGGGAAACAGCGCAACGGGTGTTTATTCAGTTGGTGCAACCGGGGGAAGGTACGGAAGATACCCGCAGGTTGGCGACGAGTGAGGAAGTGGGGGGAGAGAATTGGGATTTGGTGACGCGGTTGGCTGATAAGCGGTTGGTGGTGACGAACCGGGATGAGTTGAGTCATGAGGAAACGGTGGAAGTCGTCCACGAAGCTTTGATTCGCCATTGGGGACGGTTGCGGGGATGGATGCAGGAGAACCGCAAGTTTCGCATTTGGCAACAGGGGTTGATGGTTGCGTTGCAGCAATGGGTGGAGAGTGGTAAGGATGAGGGGGCTTTGTTGCGGGGTGTGACTTTGGCTGTTGCGGAGGATTGGTTGAAGCAACGGGGTGGGGAGGTGAGTAAACCGCAGCGATGGTTTATTGAGAAGGGTGTGGAGTTGCGGGAGCGGGAGCGGAAGCAGAAGGAGAGGTTACGGAGGAGTGTGATTGCTGGGTTGGTTTGTGGTTTGGTGGTGATTTCGGGATTTGCGGGGGTGAGTGATTTTAGTCGAACCGATGCTGTTATTGGTAGGTTGAGTAGTAGTGCAGAAAAATACTTTGAAATTCATGACCAGGAAGCAGCAGTAGCGGAAGCTATTAAAGGTGGAAAAATGCTCAGAGGAAGCATTTGGAAACCTTGGATAGGTGGGGAAACCCAGATGCAAGCAATATCTACATTGCGTGAGGTGGTAGATGAGTTTCACATTAGAACCCTCAAAGGGCATACAGACAGTGTTAGAAGCGTCAGCTTTAGCCCAGATGGCAAAACCCTTGCTTCGGCATCAGACGACAATACAGTGAAACTGTGGGATATCAACAGTGGTCAGGAAATAAAAACCTTCAAAGGGCATACAAACTCTGTTAGTAGCGTTAGCTTTAGCCCAGATGGCAAAACTCTTGCTTCTGCATCAGACGACAAAACGGTGAAACTGTGGGATATCAACAGTGGTAAGGAAATTAAAACCATTCCAGGGCATACAGACAGTGTTAGAAGCGTTAGCTTTAGCCCCGATGGCAAAACCCTTGCTTCTGGATCAGGTGACAATACAGTGAAACTTTGGGATATCAACAGTGGTAAGGAAATTAAAACCTTCAAAGGGCATACAAACTCTGTTAGTAGCGTCAGCTTTAGCCCGGATGGCAAAACCCTTGCTTCCGCATCTTGGGATAAAACGGTGAAACTGTGGGACATCAATAGTGGCAAGGAAATTAAAACCTTCAAAGGGCGTACAGACATTGTTAATAGCGTCAGCTTTAGCCCCGATGGCAAAACTCTTGCTTCTGCATCGTCGGAAACTGTGAGTGAAGGTACATTAAAACTGTGGGACATCAATAGTGGCAAGGAGATTAAAACCCTCAAAGGGCATACAAGCATAGTTAGTAGCGTTAGCTTTAGCCCGGATGGCAAAACCCTTGCTTCCGCATCAGATGACAGTACGGTGAAACTGTGGGATATCAACACTGGCAAGGAAATTAAAACCCTTAAAGGGCATACAAGCATGGTTTATAGCGTCAGTTTTAGCCCGGATGGCAAAACCCTTGCTTCTGCATCAGGTGACAATACAGTGAAACTTTGGGACATCAATAGTGGCAAGGAAATTAAAACCGTCAAAGGACATACAGGCTCTGTTAATAGCGTCAGTTTTAGCCCAGATGGTAAAACCCTTGCTTCCGCATCATGGGAAAGTACGGTGAATCTTTGGGACATTCATAGTGGAAAGGAAATTAAAACTCTCATCGGACATACAGGTGTACTTACAAGCGTCAGTTTTAGCCCCGATGGCAAAACCCTTGCTTCCGCATCAGATGACAGTACGGTGAAACTGTGGGATATCAACACTGGCAAGGAAATTAAAACCTTCAAAGGACATACAGATGTAGTTACAAGCGTCAGTTTTAGCCCGGATGGCAAAACCCTTGCTTCCGCATCACATGACAATACAGTGAAACTGTGGGATATCAACACTGGTAGGGAAATTAAAACCCTCAAAGGGCATAAAGACCGTGTTAAAAGCGTCAGCTTTAGCCCGGATGGCAAAACCCTTGCTTCCGCATCACATGACAATACGGTGAAACTTTGGGATATCAACACTGGCAAGGAAATTAAAACCCTCAAAGGGCATACAAGCATGGTTCATAGCGTCAGCTTTAGCCCGGATGGCAAAACCCTTGCTTCCTCATCACAGGACAATACGGTGAAACTATGGGACATCAATAGTGGCAAGGAAATTAAAACCGTCAAAGGACATACAGGCTCTGTTAATAGCGTCAGTTTTAGCCCAGATGGTAAAACCCTTGCTTCCGCATCAGATGACAGTACGGTGAAACTGTGGGATATCAAAACTGGTAGGGAAATTAAAACCTTCAAAGGGCATACCCCATTTGTTAGTAGCATCAGTTTTAGCCCGGATGGCAAAACCCTTGCTTCCGCATCAAGAACGCTGGACAACAAAACGATAATTTTGTGGAATCTCAATTTAGATGACTTGTTGGTAAAAGGATGCGGTTTAATACAAGGCTACCTGCAAAATAACCCCGATGTCAGCCGAGAAGATAAACATTTGTGTGACAACATCAAAACAATTCGCAAGTCGTGA
- a CDS encoding RDD family protein gives MQSNYIPAGLLKRYFAHLFDIIILSIITIVIGGILVVIYSLFLETDKIPDKVLEYLAYGLLFVISWLYYTLMEISPRQATIGKQAMGIFVTDLNGYRLSFKRASVRNCCKFILIFIWNISSVTMFFTEKKQSLHDIMSRTLVVQKVKNEN, from the coding sequence ATGCAAAGTAATTACATCCCTGCGGGTTTATTGAAGCGATATTTTGCCCACTTATTTGACATCATAATTTTATCTATAATTACTATTGTCATAGGAGGGATTCTCGTTGTAATTTATAGTTTATTTCTCGAAACGGACAAGATTCCTGACAAGGTTCTTGAATATCTCGCATATGGGTTGTTATTTGTAATTTCTTGGCTTTACTATACGCTGATGGAAATTTCCCCCAGACAGGCAACTATTGGCAAACAAGCAATGGGGATTTTTGTTACAGACTTAAATGGCTATCGACTCTCGTTTAAAAGAGCAAGTGTGAGAAATTGTTGCAAATTTATCCTAATTTTTATTTGGAACATTAGCTCGGTCACAATGTTTTTCACAGAAAAAAAGCAATCTCTCCATGACATAATGTCTAGAACTTTGGTTGTACAAAAAGTTAAAAATGAGAATTGA
- a CDS encoding M48 family metallopeptidase: protein MKTPHIRKIISTTLGLSSSILLSLNIPAMAAATPYPLGTLTGNKSIAQNSTPLSNLSTINSSASNLQVKPRTSNLQWVSSIAEKVIRANGLDEHPWRIQISDEYDINAHASELNKIVIYKGLLDQIHGDDAALAFIISHELAHHTQRHLAQQEETETRLKNQLQKEAETEFTDWLVAEKTKSVKPIPVITKEVIQQRIAIQKKQQLDKSLQALSRQHELEADEIGYTYMAKSGYDMDGGFRVFSLLSRLPSDYTENSTHPPTQLRINALKQVVIKHPWLNLWIDGNQRLTNNSQPLKFTLSEDGISLRINSRFVQR from the coding sequence ATGAAAACTCCACACATTCGCAAAATCATCTCTACCACATTAGGATTGAGCAGCAGCATCTTACTAAGTTTGAATATACCTGCGATGGCGGCAGCCACTCCCTACCCTCTGGGAACCCTTACGGGGAACAAGAGTATCGCACAAAATTCTACTCCATTATCTAATTTATCAACTATCAATTCGTCGGCATCAAATCTACAAGTAAAACCGAGAACAAGTAATTTACAATGGGTTTCCAGCATTGCCGAAAAAGTTATTCGTGCGAATGGACTCGATGAACATCCCTGGCGGATTCAAATCAGCGACGAATATGACATCAACGCCCACGCCAGCGAATTAAATAAAATAGTCATTTATAAAGGCTTACTCGACCAAATACACGGCGATGATGCCGCTTTAGCTTTTATCATTAGTCATGAATTAGCCCACCATACCCAACGTCATCTTGCCCAACAAGAAGAAACCGAAACACGCCTAAAAAATCAATTACAAAAAGAAGCAGAAACCGAATTTACAGACTGGCTTGTTGCAGAAAAAACAAAATCTGTTAAACCTATTCCTGTTATTACAAAAGAAGTAATTCAACAGCGAATCGCTATTCAGAAAAAACAGCAATTAGACAAATCACTACAAGCATTAAGCCGTCAACATGAATTAGAAGCCGATGAAATTGGCTACACCTATATGGCGAAATCTGGCTATGACATGGACGGAGGTTTTCGAGTTTTTAGCTTGCTTTCTCGTTTACCTTCTGACTATACAGAAAACAGCACCCATCCACCCACACAGCTAAGAATTAATGCATTAAAGCAAGTGGTAATCAAACACCCCTGGTTAAATTTATGGATAGATGGGAACCAACGATTAACAAATAACTCTCAACCTCTTAAATTTACTTTATCTGAAGATGGGATTTCTCTACGAATCAATTCCCGATTTGTGCAGCGATAA
- a CDS encoding DUF6876 family protein, whose amino-acid sequence MTTELNQFTGSTTLYKHWLGLKYTDGIKYLASETSSYWLLDAIFSHQTKQFLSNPNLREFQIWHLRVENNSGILICEWDSNQEVLRQEIEYTDFPVSHIKLYLIATVLMLPSEY is encoded by the coding sequence ATAACAACCGAACTCAATCAATTTACTGGTTCAACAACTCTCTACAAACACTGGCTCGGTTTGAAATATACAGACGGAATCAAATACTTAGCTTCGGAAACAAGCAGCTATTGGTTATTGGATGCTATTTTCTCCCATCAAACAAAACAATTCCTCTCCAATCCTAATTTACGAGAATTTCAAATCTGGCATTTGCGAGTTGAAAATAATTCCGGCATTTTGATTTGTGAATGGGATAGTAACCAAGAAGTATTACGACAGGAAATCGAATATACGGATTTTCCAGTAAGTCACATCAAGCTTTATTTGATAGCAACAGTTCTCATGCTCCCCAGTGAATATTAA
- a CDS encoding helix-turn-helix domain-containing protein gives MIRWRLKEIMARHNIKGVSLASRLDVGPNAISALRNAKTMPRLDGVALNSLCNALNELAEDLDEPITPNDLLDYSQDPINVQDTDNVSSSVKRHGKKTDLNATSGHSLDEDTANVS, from the coding sequence TTGATTAGGTGGCGACTTAAAGAAATTATGGCTAGGCACAACATTAAGGGCGTAAGCCTAGCCAGCAGATTAGATGTAGGACCAAATGCTATTTCTGCTCTCAGAAACGCCAAAACGATGCCGCGCTTGGATGGTGTGGCATTAAATTCATTATGCAATGCTTTAAATGAGTTAGCTGAGGATTTAGATGAACCCATAACACCAAATGATTTGCTAGATTATTCGCAAGACCCGATTAACGTACAAGACACTGATAACGTCTCTAGTTCCGTTAAGCGTCACGGCAAAAAAACAGATTTAAATGCCACTTCAGGGCATTCTCTGGATGAGGATACTGCAAATGTCTCCTAA
- a CDS encoding AAA-like domain-containing protein has translation MNKKDFDRIYAKVLTPTQKQVLELFIQGLTDQEIVNSIGANDRTLAIKHIKNICEKFQINNPGNWKDSLVELFIKYQPELVHPKLLEKYGYSSNPDLPQGSEPLKSPYYIKRDDCESVCYQQIQKPGAMIRIKAPNKMGKTSLIKRIIEQAKNENYYVVELNLSQIDRYQLTDTYTLLRGFYAYFRSEFPAAPSLDEWDKDLPSKIHCTRLFQNLLRKLEQNLVLVLDEVDILFEYPEIYRDFFPMLRYWHERGKESETWEKLRLVISHSTQYYGQLDINESPFGNVGLVIQLEEFSPEQVKILALRHLVTEEDTISIMKMVGGHPYLVRLAFYHLYYRHLTVKQLIEEAPNDGGIYRQHLMEISKILQPNRELLSVFKQIINQQVVDLATKTIEIYKLEGMGLIKQGGNGVKVRCKLYQLYFRDRLYV, from the coding sequence ATGAATAAAAAAGATTTTGACAGGATTTATGCTAAAGTTTTAACTCCTACTCAAAAACAGGTACTAGAGCTATTTATACAAGGTCTAACAGATCAAGAAATAGTCAATAGCATCGGTGCTAATGATCGAACCCTTGCCATTAAGCATATTAAAAATATCTGTGAAAAATTCCAAATAAATAATCCTGGTAATTGGAAAGATAGTTTAGTAGAGTTATTTATTAAATATCAACCTGAATTAGTGCATCCAAAACTTTTAGAAAAGTACGGCTATAGTTCAAATCCTGATTTACCTCAAGGTTCAGAGCCGCTCAAATCACCGTATTATATAAAGCGGGATGATTGTGAATCTGTCTGTTATCAACAAATTCAGAAACCAGGAGCGATGATTCGGATTAAAGCTCCAAATAAAATGGGAAAAACGTCTCTGATTAAAAGAATAATTGAGCAAGCTAAAAATGAAAATTATTATGTTGTAGAATTAAATTTGAGCCAGATTGACAGATACCAATTAACTGATACATATACTTTATTGCGGGGATTTTATGCTTATTTTAGGTCAGAGTTTCCTGCTGCACCTAGCTTAGATGAATGGGATAAGGATCTACCCAGTAAAATACACTGTACTCGTCTGTTTCAAAATTTATTAAGAAAGTTAGAGCAAAATTTAGTTTTAGTTCTTGATGAAGTAGATATATTATTTGAATATCCAGAAATATATCGAGACTTTTTTCCCATGTTGCGATACTGGCATGAAAGAGGTAAAGAATCTGAAACTTGGGAAAAGTTGCGATTAGTAATCTCTCACTCGACACAATATTATGGACAATTAGATATCAATGAATCTCCTTTTGGTAATGTGGGTTTAGTGATTCAATTAGAAGAATTTAGCCCAGAACAAGTGAAAATTTTAGCACTTCGTCATTTAGTTACTGAAGAAGATACTATTTCCATTATGAAGATGGTAGGAGGGCATCCATATCTAGTGCGATTAGCTTTTTATCATCTATATTATCGCCATCTCACCGTCAAACAACTAATTGAAGAAGCACCTAATGATGGAGGAATATATCGACAACATTTAATGGAAATTTCAAAAATTCTCCAGCCTAATCGAGAATTATTATCAGTTTTTAAACAGATAATTAATCAACAAGTTGTAGATTTAGCTACAAAGACTATAGAAATTTATAAATTAGAGGGAATGGGATTAATTAAACAAGGGGGTAATGGGGTAAAAGTCAGATGTAAATTATATCAGCTATATTTCCGCGATCGCTTGTATGTATAA
- a CDS encoding trypsin-like peptidase domain-containing protein, translated as MNRKLLQVITSASLTGFLVGGGTQIITHTLGIAELKPVMAQGKRSTSVVAQRSEEQTRIAVYEKASPAVVTIKHGDVVGSGFIASPDGLVLTNAHVLENAPATVTVILKDETEVVADVIGFQGEGLDLAALKIRDRRRLPTLRLAAPGIAKVGQSVYAIGSPFGLENSFTSGIVSRIDRKRGWIQHDAAINPGNSGGPLLNSKAEVMGINTLLINPSGKSNAGIGIAIAVDQVQTFLVALQQSDSSLVAQQPQPRSSDKTSDRNLPVDGETVTATLKRGDSVLPNNTYYQVYTFAGRAGQQVTIEMNSNQIDPSLFLVSANQEKVIEQNDDISPNNFNARLVATLPEDGIYLVVANAFERGESGKYSIRATLK; from the coding sequence ATGAACAGAAAATTGTTACAGGTTATCACATCGGCAAGTTTGACGGGTTTCCTAGTTGGTGGAGGAACACAGATTATTACTCACACTTTAGGAATTGCAGAATTAAAACCTGTCATGGCACAAGGGAAAAGATCGACCTCTGTTGTCGCACAAAGGTCTGAAGAACAAACTCGCATAGCAGTATATGAAAAAGCCAGTCCCGCCGTAGTAACTATCAAGCATGGTGATGTTGTTGGTAGTGGCTTTATCGCTTCTCCTGATGGTTTAGTCTTAACTAATGCTCACGTTCTCGAAAATGCTCCCGCTACTGTGACGGTGATTTTGAAAGATGAAACAGAAGTTGTAGCTGATGTGATTGGTTTTCAGGGAGAAGGTTTAGATTTAGCCGCTTTAAAAATTCGTGATCGCCGCCGTTTACCCACCCTACGTTTAGCTGCACCTGGAATAGCGAAAGTGGGACAGTCGGTGTATGCGATCGGGTCGCCTTTTGGTTTAGAGAATAGTTTTACCAGTGGGATAGTCAGTCGGATTGATCGCAAACGAGGCTGGATTCAACACGATGCAGCGATTAATCCTGGTAATTCTGGGGGACCACTGCTTAATTCTAAAGCAGAAGTAATGGGAATCAATACTTTATTAATCAATCCTAGTGGTAAGAGTAACGCAGGTATTGGCATAGCGATCGCAGTCGATCAGGTGCAAACTTTTTTAGTCGCACTACAGCAGAGTGACAGTTCTTTAGTCGCACAACAACCACAACCTCGCAGCAGTGACAAGACAAGCGATAGAAATTTACCTGTTGATGGTGAAACTGTGACAGCAACTTTAAAACGTGGTGATAGTGTGCTACCGAATAATACTTATTATCAGGTTTACACCTTTGCAGGTCGAGCAGGTCAACAGGTGACGATTGAAATGAATAGCAACCAAATAGATCCGTCTTTATTTTTGGTATCAGCTAATCAAGAAAAGGTCATTGAACAAAACGATGATATCTCACCTAATAATTTTAATGCTCGATTGGTAGCTACTTTGCCGGAAGATGGAATTTATTTGGTAGTTGCTAATGCTTTTGAACGCGGAGAATCAGGGAAATATAGCATCCGAGCAACTCTTAAATAA
- a CDS encoding COP23 domain-containing protein yields MNKKSPTGLLVVATITVIGLISAIPPSTAQSQVKFICNQSYELQSDRRFPTTFAWTSRGKTAVIRWVKNLGGYSPQDRCQDVSSRFQQAFDNKTLNLITNGKVKGKPVICTAKEYGGACETVLMTLRPEENSLRILNELKDILDARQVGPIKHSSGIPQVYYQIDIEEFLRNAPVEK; encoded by the coding sequence ATGAATAAGAAATCACCCACTGGTCTTTTAGTTGTCGCAACTATTACTGTTATTGGATTGATATCTGCTATTCCTCCAAGCACAGCCCAAAGCCAAGTTAAGTTTATCTGCAATCAAAGTTATGAACTACAGAGCGATCGCCGTTTTCCCACTACCTTTGCTTGGACATCAAGAGGGAAAACGGCTGTAATCCGATGGGTAAAAAACTTAGGTGGTTACTCTCCTCAAGACCGATGCCAAGACGTATCATCCCGTTTTCAACAAGCTTTTGATAATAAAACTCTCAACCTGATCACCAATGGTAAAGTCAAGGGTAAACCAGTGATTTGCACCGCTAAAGAATACGGCGGTGCCTGTGAAACTGTTCTGATGACCTTGCGCCCAGAAGAAAATTCATTGAGAATACTCAACGAATTAAAGGATATTTTGGACGCTCGTCAAGTAGGACCGATCAAGCATAGTTCTGGGATTCCTCAAGTTTACTATCAAATTGATATTGAGGAGTTTTTACGCAATGCTCCAGTAGAAAAATAG